The following coding sequences are from one Candidatus Nezhaarchaeales archaeon window:
- a CDS encoding ATP-grasp domain-containing protein, whose amino-acid sequence RLTALLEGFQLELLGSSSNAVLLTSDKAKLQEWLEGLGLKAFPRALTAAVDEDLALIVRKASTIGYPCVFKPVNGVGCEGISLVSSPLSVEGALGIVKRVSSRFLIQEALKGVHASVSLLASDGKTTPLTINAQKVILAQPGRGRSSYEGGYTPLKHVRMKDALNLAKAAVEMVPGLKGYVGVDLVSTRLKPFLMEVNARLTTSYLMLRRVITGNPAEYIVNACRGVLPVDVKVKGVAVMEKLRLKRPCLYSKAKFKKLLQLPFCVSVLPPLKPRLEEGEQVAILVVHADRLNEAKELLKEAKEEALTLFSY is encoded by the coding sequence TAGGTTGACGGCCCTACTTGAAGGCTTTCAATTAGAACTATTAGGGTCTAGTTCTAATGCGGTCCTCTTAACCTCGGATAAGGCTAAGCTTCAGGAATGGCTTGAAGGCCTAGGTTTGAAAGCGTTTCCTAGAGCGTTAACCGCCGCCGTTGATGAGGATTTGGCGTTAATAGTTAGAAAAGCCTCTACGATTGGTTATCCCTGTGTTTTTAAACCCGTTAACGGTGTAGGTTGCGAAGGTATATCGCTTGTCTCCTCCCCTTTGAGCGTTGAAGGGGCTTTAGGGATTGTTAAGCGGGTGTCGAGCCGTTTCCTAATCCAAGAGGCGCTTAAAGGTGTTCATGCGAGCGTAAGCCTACTAGCTAGCGATGGGAAAACCACGCCGTTAACCATTAACGCTCAGAAGGTTATATTGGCCCAGCCTGGGCGGGGCCGTTCAAGCTATGAGGGTGGTTATACGCCTTTAAAGCATGTAAGGATGAAGGATGCTTTAAACCTAGCTAAGGCCGCGGTAGAGATGGTTCCCGGGCTTAAGGGCTACGTGGGCGTTGACCTCGTTTCAACTAGGCTTAAACCCTTCCTTATGGAGGTAAACGCTAGATTAACCACTTCCTACCTGATGCTTCGTAGAGTGATCACCGGTAACCCGGCTGAGTACATTGTTAACGCGTGTAGAGGGGTTTTACCGGTTGATGTTAAGGTTAAGGGCGTAGCGGTGATGGAGAAGCTACGCCTTAAGAGGCCATGTCTTTACTCTAAAGCCAAGTTTAAAAAACTGCTTCAACTACCTTTCTGTGTCTCAGTTCTTCCACCGTTAAAGCCGAGGTTAGAAGAGGGTGAACAGGTAGCTATATTAGTTGTACATGCTGACCGTTTAAACGAGGCTAAGGAGCTACTTAAAGAGGCTAAGGAGGAGGCTTTAACGCTCTTTTCATATTAA
- a CDS encoding PHP domain-containing protein yields MDQTALKEELKELRVCRHEVNEELSRFDLHVHSYYSSDSTLKPEEIVKLAVSRGLAGVAITDHNTVMGGVEGLKVKAERFIVIPGCEVRTSLGDLLGLFISEDVKRKEFLEAVDDVRSQGGIAVLAHPFDKARRSTVRDAEKLAGSVDAVEVINSRCLFNSFNEKAVKLADARGLPITAGSDAHFSMEIGRAYVVASNIGGLEDLRRAILGRRVKVEGSLSPFVTHLMSSICKLRRKASKGVK; encoded by the coding sequence GTGGATCAAACAGCGTTAAAGGAGGAGCTGAAGGAGCTTCGGGTTTGTCGTCATGAAGTGAATGAGGAACTAAGTCGTTTTGATCTTCATGTGCACTCATATTATTCTAGTGATTCCACGCTTAAACCTGAGGAAATAGTTAAGCTAGCTGTTAGTAGGGGTCTTGCCGGCGTTGCTATCACCGATCATAATACGGTTATGGGTGGTGTTGAAGGGTTAAAGGTTAAGGCTGAAAGGTTCATAGTTATACCTGGCTGTGAGGTAAGAACCAGCCTTGGCGATCTTTTAGGGCTATTTATAAGCGAAGATGTGAAGCGTAAAGAATTCTTGGAGGCGGTTGACGATGTAAGGAGTCAGGGAGGCATCGCTGTTCTTGCACACCCCTTCGATAAAGCTAGGAGGTCAACTGTAAGGGATGCTGAAAAACTGGCTGGCAGTGTGGATGCCGTAGAGGTTATAAATTCGAGGTGCCTTTTCAACTCGTTTAATGAGAAGGCTGTAAAGCTAGCTGATGCTAGGGGGCTCCCTATTACCGCTGGAAGCGACGCCCACTTCTCAATGGAGATAGGCCGAGCCTACGTAGTAGCTTCTAATATAGGGGGGCTTGAGGATTTGAGAAGGGCCATTTTAGGTAGAAGGGTTAAGGTGGAGGGTTCCCTTTCACCCTTCGTCACCCACTTGATGAGCAGTATATGTAAACTTCGAAGGAAGGCCTCTAAAGGTGTTAAGTAG
- a CDS encoding phosphate uptake regulator PhoU gives METRKVQLVGGATFTVSLPRAWADKAGLKPSSQVYLLEQNDGSLIIYPKYVPLEKREITIVTSPDEGGTLLARKIIAAYLDGYNNLKVKSRGRLTYDQLKEVEDFVKRMSGLEVVEETPEFISINALVSATDFPVERGFQRAHLITSLMYQEAMNALKSNDIELAKSVILRDGDVDRIYFLVARQLRAAVSNPSLSKALGLDTLDAIDYLTAIKRVEDTADSIENVAKMVESLYVNKISIPQSLLDEVVTIGSESFKSYDAGVKSFLSKDPLLAERALSGRGEVEKMRCELEGKLAAQKQLLVLHLGVILINLRNVAYFGGDIAEAAINRSVRAKEVK, from the coding sequence ATGGAGACTAGGAAGGTTCAGTTGGTTGGCGGGGCTACTTTTACTGTTTCACTTCCTAGGGCCTGGGCTGATAAGGCGGGTCTTAAACCTAGTAGCCAAGTGTACTTGCTCGAGCAAAACGATGGATCGCTTATCATCTACCCTAAGTACGTCCCGTTGGAAAAGCGGGAAATAACCATAGTTACCTCCCCTGACGAGGGCGGTACCCTTCTAGCTCGTAAGATCATCGCTGCCTATCTAGACGGCTACAATAACCTCAAGGTTAAGTCTAGGGGGAGGTTAACCTACGATCAGCTTAAGGAGGTCGAAGACTTCGTTAAGCGGATGAGCGGGCTTGAAGTCGTCGAGGAGACACCTGAGTTCATAAGTATTAATGCGCTCGTTAGCGCTACGGATTTCCCTGTTGAGCGCGGATTTCAGCGGGCACACTTAATAACCTCGTTAATGTACCAGGAGGCCATGAACGCTTTAAAGAGTAATGACATCGAGCTCGCTAAAAGCGTTATACTTAGGGATGGTGACGTGGATAGAATCTACTTCCTAGTTGCTAGGCAATTAAGGGCCGCTGTATCAAACCCGAGCTTATCTAAAGCTTTAGGGCTTGATACGCTGGACGCTATAGACTACTTAACGGCTATAAAGAGGGTGGAGGATACGGCTGATAGCATTGAGAACGTAGCTAAAATGGTTGAAAGCCTCTACGTAAATAAGATATCGATACCTCAGTCATTACTCGATGAGGTAGTTACGATAGGTAGTGAATCCTTTAAATCCTATGATGCTGGTGTTAAATCCTTCCTCTCAAAGGATCCCCTTCTAGCTGAACGAGCGTTAAGCGGTAGAGGTGAAGTGGAAAAAATGCGTTGCGAGCTAGAAGGTAAGCTTGCAGCTCAAAAACAGCTACTAGTACTCCACTTAGGGGTTATACTAATAAACCTTAGGAACGTGGCCTACTTCGGCGGCGACATCGCTGAAGCAGCCATTAACAGGTCTGTTAGAGCTAAGGAGGTTAAATAG
- a CDS encoding DUF2192 domain-containing protein has product MLKVPATAYKRHVEACNEVLGKVLAEKVNDRSTVISLLKEGYERRGIGPIRGWAAKDLYDKEMATLYTIGKFGLGLTSGDYAFLNDIFSKEILYEKVYNDVLSGADPVNSIKQHLGEVNQENVFRIIRLGLTLVVLGFEAEGKLLKVFQELRGHLSVFERGFASFLRFYTALRTAEAISIGLIKNRYEKEAFKLSYCVKLGCFKDAPPDKLISLISRSVFGLDMRQLLGRRREPLLNTFRGLPSKFTYTAHQVGDEG; this is encoded by the coding sequence GTGTTAAAGGTGCCAGCTACAGCCTATAAGAGACACGTGGAGGCATGTAACGAAGTACTTGGAAAAGTGTTAGCGGAGAAGGTAAACGATAGAAGCACGGTAATCTCACTTTTAAAGGAAGGCTATGAACGTAGGGGTATTGGACCCATTAGGGGTTGGGCTGCTAAAGACCTTTATGATAAAGAGATGGCAACCCTCTACACTATTGGCAAGTTCGGATTAGGGTTAACTAGCGGAGATTACGCATTCCTTAACGATATTTTCAGTAAGGAAATACTCTACGAAAAGGTATATAACGATGTTTTATCCGGAGCTGACCCGGTTAACTCCATTAAGCAGCACCTAGGCGAAGTAAACCAGGAAAACGTATTTAGAATTATTAGGCTAGGGCTTACCCTAGTGGTTTTAGGCTTTGAGGCTGAAGGTAAACTCTTAAAGGTTTTCCAGGAATTAAGAGGGCATCTCTCAGTCTTTGAGAGGGGCTTCGCGTCCTTCTTAAGGTTCTACACGGCCTTAAGGACGGCTGAAGCCATATCGATAGGTTTAATAAAGAACCGCTACGAGAAGGAAGCCTTTAAACTATCCTACTGCGTTAAACTAGGATGCTTTAAGGATGCACCTCCGGATAAGTTAATATCACTAATATCTCGCAGCGTATTCGGGTTAGACATGCGCCAGCTTTTAGGAAGACGTAGAGAACCCCTACTTAACACCTTTAGAGGCCTTCCTTCGAAGTTTACATATACTGCTCATCAAGTGGGTGACGAAGGGTGA
- a CDS encoding molybdenum cofactor biosynthesis protein MoaE, with protein MDEVKLVKRNEVDLYTLLTTILNQPGIEECGAIVTFTGIVRGVGHDNSKVLELQYEADEENAVNVLKSIRRKILEENPGVKQLLIYHVVDNLKPKDKILFILAAGRGRRDAFKAVEDALEAVKTKVPIWKKELTEKGAYWVKG; from the coding sequence ATGGATGAGGTTAAGCTTGTTAAGAGGAACGAAGTAGACCTTTACACCCTTTTAACTACTATTTTAAACCAGCCGGGGATTGAGGAGTGCGGCGCTATAGTTACGTTCACCGGTATAGTTCGAGGGGTTGGACATGACAACTCTAAGGTATTAGAGTTACAATACGAGGCTGATGAGGAAAACGCGGTTAACGTCTTAAAGAGTATTAGAAGGAAAATCCTTGAGGAGAACCCTGGGGTTAAGCAGCTTCTTATATATCACGTGGTGGACAACCTTAAGCCCAAGGATAAGATCCTCTTCATACTAGCTGCTGGTCGAGGACGTCGCGACGCGTTTAAGGCTGTTGAAGATGCACTTGAAGCCGTTAAAACCAAGGTACCCATATGGAAGAAGGAGCTAACCGAGAAAGGGGCTTATTGGGTTAAGGGGTGA
- a CDS encoding YkgJ family cysteine cluster protein → MCLHCGNCCRNFIVNLTLGEAYYLSRVYGIPIIQKDGRFYLPARPDGSCVFLYKRGDLYYCSIYFERPKVCRLYPLHISRFDEGRGAGADYINGEKYYVYIDRACKGVGVGPSILNLIKVGFKIWKGDKAS, encoded by the coding sequence ATGTGCCTTCACTGTGGTAACTGTTGCCGTAACTTTATCGTTAACTTAACGCTCGGTGAAGCCTACTATCTATCACGGGTTTACGGCATACCGATTATTCAGAAGGATGGTAGGTTTTACCTTCCAGCTAGGCCTGATGGCTCCTGCGTCTTCCTCTATAAGAGGGGCGACTTATATTATTGTTCAATATACTTTGAACGCCCGAAGGTTTGTAGGCTTTACCCGTTACATATCTCAAGGTTTGATGAGGGGAGGGGGGCTGGCGCCGACTATATTAATGGTGAAAAGTATTACGTATACATAGATAGGGCGTGTAAGGGTGTAGGGGTAGGTCCAAGCATTTTAAACCTCATAAAGGTTGGGTTTAAAATATGGAAGGGGGATAAGGCCTCCTAG